A segment of the Anguilla anguilla isolate fAngAng1 chromosome 6, fAngAng1.pri, whole genome shotgun sequence genome:
TTTTAGCACAGGCATCACCAAAATCTAAAAAATACACATCTCCAGTCATGAATTGATATTATGTGTGgttttaatgtgaaatgataaacaatgcatttcaaaaatatatatgggTTTCCCACAAAGATCATACAGttagcttccacacaaaacaaagatggtgACCACAAAGTTGTTAAAAACGTGttctattggctgaaatagcatcatCCGCACTTCCTTACTGTATATttccattttgcctgtgtatccaggtatcctgcaattggctactttgatcatgtgttgttattggcagatgtagcAAAATATCCAATGAGGAGAATGATCAGTTGCGGAACTGGAGTATTTGTGATGACAAAACTGGCAGGAGAAATAAGATGaaggaaaatgcaaaataacccaagtttgggACTTTATTGTGTGAACATGCAACGTTATACCTGATTTCTGTGAGTTtgcatgaggtcagaaggtacaaaagataatgtttttaagtgctgagcatctgtggtcattgtggttatttctgtaggaaaccctgaaaattGCCAAACTCTGTCCTGTATAGGTATCGGGAGTGCCCTGCCAAGTTGTAATTTggaggatggcatacctgctaTCCAAAGAGTATATCATTCTttaacaagcacgaaaccgtccagacccggTGGCGCACCTCCTGTGCATACAatggtcgtccgtgagtgagtgagtgagtgaccgaCCACAATTTGcgatgcatagcccacggcggcgtCCTTCGCGGCGCCGTGGGAAAAATCGGCGTAGATGGGGGgtactaatactactaatatAACAGATTCTCACTAGCATAAGGTTCCTGTTTCAACACTTGTGGCTTAGATGGGAAGGCAGACCTGCAGAAACGTTGAGCATGCGGGCAGTCAGGAAATGTCATTAGCAGTTACAATAATGGAAATCTAATGCAGTATATGACTCGCGAATCCAGTAGAACGTTGATATAATTAAGCACATTATGCTGCTAAGTCAATTAAAATATGAGGGCCAAGTGGGCCAAGAAGCGATGCAGCCAATAATGTATTTTGGAGAGAACAACATTAAAAGATAAAACtgagtgcattaaaaaaaataaataaaaaaaattccacgTGAATATCATTTTCAGAGGCAAACTTTAAAATCTGTAGGCTATCAGACATTTTCACATTACAGCGCCTGTCAACGTGATCTTTACGGTGAACGCGGAAAAGAATACATTAAGCGAATTGCAATTCactttatgtagcctatattattataatagccCAAATGATCACAAATACACGACTTTACTGGAAAGACTTCAGGGTACATACCTGCAGATAGGGTTTCCCTTTCTCGACGCCTCCAATTACAATATCTGATAACGCCATAGCTCCACTGGGAGACAAACCAAATCCTATATATCCCTTTGTTTCGACTTCAGCTTCAAAAGTTATCGTACTTTCGTCGGATCTCCATCTCAGTCTGTATTTGCCATGCGCATCCAACATTGTTGAATGTCTGAACCCTGTCCTTGTAGAAAACACCTCGCAATATCTTAAAGTTCCAAAGAAAATCACCAGAGTACAGAAGTACACTCGACTGCTAGGCATATTGTACGTTTTCATACATGTAGTTTCATCGGATGAATAAAAGCTTCCGAAACCTCGTTCTAGTTGGATAGCTGGTCCCTACTGAAAGAGTGTTTGTTTGCCAATCTGTATTGAAAGCAAATTATCCAACCAAGCATAGGCAGCCGCAGAAGCACACTCTCATTATGCATCCATTGAAACTGTCGAAACTTGTGTTAGCGCTCTTTGATCTGTAAAGACACGTCCCACTCTTTAGTCAGATGTTCGTTTGAAAATACGATGTGCTTTAGAATTCCCTTCTGTTCTGTAGTGCATGCTTTGGCagcaatttcatgttttttttttttactgaaataaagattattaacaaatataaaaaatataaccctgctccattttcagaaacatattataGAAATCAAGTAGttcataaacacatgcatacactgaAGATCTGCTTAACTAGAGATCTGCATAGAATACTTCCAGGGTACTTAGAAACACCACTGTAGTGGCTGTGTGGTCCAGTTGTGCCCAAAGAACTCAATGAGCATACTTGTGCTTAAAATATTGCGAGGAATCTTTGGGGAATTGTATTCCCTTAAACAACTACATGACATATGCGTGGGCTAGTTTCTTTTgtagtacagtacatacagtgtGGTTTTATGCATCCTTGCAGGCCACAGATTTACCcacgcatttttattttcacagtacCTTCTTGCAATGACTTGTTGCTGTCTGTTTAAGAATCAGtagcaaaaaaacagaaacctgaAAACATAGGAAATGGTTAGATACAATATGTACTATGttgatgtactgtgtgtgcgtgcctacATGCGCGTTTCAGGCACCTCCTCAGTTCCATGTCTTTTGTCAAAACCAAAATCAGATGAGCCCTGGGGTGTAACTAGTTCCACCAGCATGCTGCGAGCTGAATACCTATTACTGTCTGCTGtcaaaatacacataaaaaaggGGAATACCAGGATTTAGTTATTTCTGGAGCATGATTCCAGTGACCTTAGCAAGAGCCTATGGATTATCCCTGTAAGAACGACCTCATGACATAAATGATCCACCaccatacagtgccctccaaaagaatgggaacagtagagtgaaattatttattttagtatatacttgagtgttttgttttgagattaaaagatgaatatgagacaaaattAGACttttttcatggtatttacacacgtatatgttttaccattttacagaaacagctgtttttgtgttgagtcccccattttcagctgtgcagaagGAAGTTAACGGGTGACTGACTGGTGTTAACTGTAGCTCTGGTGTGtccttttgcatggattgttcacacagtgcagtgcagtgagtgTCTAGTTTaggttttagcctttgttttcgTCTGTGGGGATTGCATTTGAATAGccatacacattacattacattacatttacatttatttagcagatgtacaaaagtgcatatcatggtcattggaacaactacaaaacacaggttcaataaggtacaatactcattttgtacagttatttatagccaagaacacagttcaattcacacagtgaacattactctgacctaacttatgccataCACCATCATGAAGACCACAGGACTAACTCAGTTATAAAGTTTACAAATAAACTTCGGTGTGGTTGCTTTGGCAGTTGTTTAGCCGTTACCTGATGATAAAGTTAGAGAGCTCTCTAGCATCTTAAAACTTTGCCAGTGTAACCTTTTGACCTTTACAACTTTATGGGATTATGCAGACTATCAAATAATGGCACTTAGTCACCAAtttgagcctttttttttgcactttcaAAAACAGAGAATAAAGCACCCAAATCAAACTTTGAATATCTCAGCCATTGACTGGTGTACAGAAATGGTAGGCCactcaaaataaagaaatcttCTGTGAGCCTTTGTGAATATTATAAAGTTGGAATGGCATGTCTTGCTTAACAGCTGTAGGAATTGCACTGTGCTGAAATttgggcagaaaaaaaataaagtaatttgCAGTAGACAACTGTCTCAATGGcagcaatgtttttaaaaagcatcttGAAAATCATAACACCCACTGGCCCTGCCCACATAGAGATACACTACCACCCCCTGCTTCTCCACACACCTATTTGTGAATGCACATCAACATTTCTAACTACTCTTAGggattaaaggggaaaaaatctcaTAACTGAGACTATATCCCCATAAAACAAttgagattattattatgattattattattattattattagtagtagtagtagtagcagcagtaatatATAAGCCTACTGTGTATGATACTTTACCCCAGAGCAAGTTTATGGGTGTGAAATATTCAGATACGCCCAttccttcattttaaaatggccacatattgtgtgcatgtgtatttgttgtGATCTAAATGTGATAGAATAAAAACCTTTTTGCTACattgtataaaatgttttctaaatgacccttgataaaaaaggaaaacacaaggATGAAGTAACACAAAGTACATTTATTGGAATAAAGTGCTTTTGCATGTATCCATGAAAATTGGCTTCACCACTCTTTTCAGGCTATGCTATATCAGGTTCACATGTGGGGTGGTgccatgcatgtacacacatggtGCTTGTGCATTAGTCATAGTCGTTTTATGCTGGATGCAAATGAGAGCCCATGCGCCCGGTTccttgagtttttttaaataccacaaaCTAAACGGTTTTCCGTCAGCTCCCTTTTCATCAACACTAGctacccatttaaaatgtattattattattattactattattattattattattattattaccgtTTTATCAATTAGTCTGGTTCTTGGTCGAACTATAAAGGCATCCATTCTCCCACATTGGCTAATATCAATTTAAAATTCtataaaagataaatatataatttggtTGTCAATGCGCCATTGAGTTGTTTGAAATTTATGACCTAACGTACTACCACTTTCACTACTGCAGATTTCCGGGACATACCTGGCCAACTAGCCCgcaaaataaagagaaacaatgaaaaagcTACAGGTCCAATATTCTGCTCTCGTCCTACGTTCGTTTGTACGAGTTTGCAGATAGCGAACAGTTCCAACGAAGTTCCAGACTCGTGAAATTATCAGGTGGCAGAATTGTATTACTGGGAGAAACTGACAATGTTCTAAATGACATCAATATGGATGTGGAAAGTGTAGACATTCATTACTCCGTGATCTACCAGAAGAGGTCAGTGAAGGTGCAATAATAGCATAGggtaatatatttaaaagaatGAACTTAGCATGAGCGCGAGCGGAGGGCGAGCTGGATTGGTGGTTTGTTTGATCGGCATAGGCTACTGTAGATCTCGGTCTGTAACGTCTGAATAGTGCAGAAGCAGCAGTAATGGTTGTAACCCAGATTGTGTTGTGCTGAAGGTAACGTCAGTACATTACTCTAAGGATGGCGGTGTGTCACACTTTTGTGTTTCCCAGTATCAGGGAAACCACAAGCATAGCGTAATGTTGCAACATGGAGATACAGTGTCATTAATTCTCTCCAGTTTTCCCTGTAATTCTTTTAGacagtttgtgtatttttgttgttgttgtcattttctGTCTTCCTATGGGTATGTGACAGACAGGCTGGTGATTTCATGATCCTTTATCCATAACATATTTCCTGTTACTATATAttgtattgatattttacaATTTCACTGTGAACACTGTGTTACACTTTGGACTTTGCTGTGTTGTTCGACTGAGCAGAAGACATGTCATGTACCTCCAGTTTACAGTAACTGCACTTTCAAGACAGCACAATATAAACTGGGTTCCAAAACCTTCTCCCTTTTTACCtgtgaatgaaactgaaaactTGAACCAATGCACCATGCCAAGTCAGAGACATATTGACTCTTTTACTACTCAAATTCTTCTTTATGCAGTACATAAAAGTTCCCAGTAGGTGGCACAATAATACCAATTACTGTACGATATTGCCTGTAATAGCTCAACCCTATACAGGCCTTCCATGGTATAACCTATCCACTATAAGTCATATAAGTACCTGGGATCCAGTAAAcaacattttattgtgcataTCTGATTTACAGCCGTGAATTACAGacgtttttaaaaacctttttttgccTTTCTATATTTTCTTCCCAGTTTTAAATGCCAAGCTATCTACCTACAGTGAATTCCAACTCAATGTTGGTTTGTAACTAGCTAAAGGCTGTGCCATTATTTTCATGATCTAGCTGCTTGGctgtaaaagtttaaaaatccTTTCACAGAGAGTAAAAAAGAAACCTAAGCATTGTATTCATTACTAAGTggtgaaaatgattttcattcAAAGAAATGTTTCACTTTTAATGACAAAACCTCAAAAGATACTCACATTGCAATAACATGAAGGTAACACATTAATTAATAGGATCTGTTACATCTGCAATAAGGAACTCTGCAGGCttattgcaaaaacaataaaatacaaaaacaatgaaaaacatagACATCCAAATCCATGAAACATGTTGTTGAATCTTATTTGTACAGCAGAATTAAAAACTATGTTTCCCTTGCAAGCACATTCATAAGGGAAGACTCTGAATGACATATCCTAAGTGTTACAATGATTTTAATAGACTTTTGAAACCATGGATAGAATAAAGCATAAATGATTGGATTGAGAGAAGAATTTACATATAGTAGAATTGACATACACAAAAGGGCAGTATATGCAGATGGTGTCCTCATGTACTCATCAAGGAAAGCACAGGTGTAATATGGCACGACGCAGAGTAAGAACACTGACACCAGAATTCCGACAGTTCTTCCTGCTTTCCTCTCGGATGCCGCAGAAAGATCGttattttttgttctatttGAATAGTGTTTTCTGACACACctgattttatttgtgtgtttttttgcaacattaaaaattttaatgtataaaatgaCAATAGTCATGCATGGCAGAAAGAATACCACTGCAAAATCAACAATGGTCCATATAGAattaactgaaacaaaacaattcaTACATGTAATATTTTCTTTCAGATCAGTTAGACCTTCACTGAAATGAAGAAGCAATACATTGTAAATGAATGAGCACAACCAGAGAGTTGACATCGTCTTCAGTGTTATATTAACATTCATTTTAGTGCAGTAAAGAAAAGGGTTGCTTATAGCAAAATATCGGTCCATAGCAATAAAAGCTACATTATAGATGGACACACACGTCAGGTGAAAACTTGCAATGTAACCAATGTTGCAGTACATTGCCCCAAAGCACCGGTGTAGAAAGAAGATATTAAATTCAAACGGCAGTATAATTAATCCGACTAGACAGTCCGCCACCGCCAGAGAGAGGATTAGGAAGTTGGTTGGCGTGTGGAGCTGCTTGAAATGACAGATGGAAATGATCACTAGAAGGTTTCCACACACTGCCAAAAAGATAGCTGCTATTACAGATACATACACGAGCACATCAGTTTGTGTTGATGGTTCGCTTAAACAAGATGAGTTTAAAGAATGGACACATGATTCCCCTTGGTGAACTCCTGTGAGattcataaaatggaaaaaagttgcAGTTTCACTGATCGATCAAATGTCCTGTAGTCACAGAAGTTAAGAAATGACGTCAAGCTTAAAATGTGTATGTAAGGTCTTGAAGAGTTCTTCATTTGTTGTTGCTTACTGTAGAGCCATATTTATACAGTTGTGTTACTGTTTTTTGTGGTTGCTATAGGTCCCCATATCTATTGTACAGGGAATTGTTTGAGGAGTGATGTAATTCCATAATGATGTTCCAAGGGAGTCTgaagagaggaaggggctttCTATGAACAGTACACTTTCTGATTTCAGAGGTTTTGTGTATCTTTTTCAATAAACAAGCATTAATCATTGGAGCAGCCAGAAGGTGAGGCTATGTCCATGCAGCAAGAAAATTAGCTgagcacatttaacattaaacactgaactaacttaaaaagtcaaacatgttGATGAATAGAATGTATttcttcaataaatattaaacaccatttaaaaagcctCTCCCCATaatatatttgtacatattgATAATTTAATATGAAAAGAATTGCAGGCACAAAAATGGACACATCTTGTTTTTTTGACCCTAATACTGTACATAGGAATATATACAGTGAAAACAGTTCTGCTTATAAGGAAAATGAGTATATTGacactctttatttttttatctttggtGCCCTCTTCCTCTGAAATATATCCTACGTGTTATACGGATCAAACAAGTCATACAATTTCAGACCAAACTTTATTCAAACTGAAACTAGTAATATGTTACATTCTCATGCAGTGTTATGCTTAAAATATaaactcaaataaaaatgaaatagacacattactgcaaaaatgaggCAACAGTTGAACTAAAATTAATCCTGGGCATCACTGTGAAGCAACAGATCAACATCAGCTGTTTTCAAAAGGTAAAGCACCACAAAACCAAAGGACTAATGGGAGGTGGACTCCAGAGCTTaatgtagaaataaatgaaagacaaCACTTGTAGATGCTTTTCCAATATatattaaatgagaaaaaggcATGCGTCGACTTGacttttatcctttttttaaaaattctaacaAATCctaacaaatgcatacaaatttGTGTGCAAAAAGCGTATTTGACCTCTTGACATATTTTGGTCTGTATGAATATGTTGGATACCTTCGCAGAAATGTTATGCAAAGGCCCTATTATGGTGTCTGCTTGGAAGTTTGCTGTAAACGTACCTTCCCCATTACTTCAAAATCAATTTGGTTGTCTTATGTCCTCCTTGTTTTGTGTCACGAGAAGTGAAAAAGAAGGAGATGCGAGTTTTGCACTTTGCTTTTGTGATACTATGCATTATACTGACCATATTCATAGTGTATGGTTGAGTGGTTGATGGTGTTCCTTCTTCATTTCCCCTTAATGCCCTAAAAGTGAGTAAGATATGTTTGTAATTTACATCATTTACCTTGAAAGTCAGTGAAATCTTAcctaaaataattacaaactTAACTAAACTATGACATACACAGTATAATAAGACTGCGCTGGGCACTATATCAAAAGTATGATTTCTTTTAAACTAActaattaaaatacagaaacactgaaaagcagAGATAAAAAACAATGGAAGCAATGCTAGTGAATCATATTTTAACAGTGGAGTTAATTATGAGTGTCAGAGTTCTATATTATTGTGGGAAACACTAATATAAATCCATTGTTTACGTTTCCTTTACAAGCACGTTCATTAACGAAGACTGTGAGGTACATATTCTCAgtgttaaaatgagtttaatggACTTTTGAAACCATGGATAAAATAGAGCATAAATTATAGGATTGATTGTAGAATTGAGATATATAAGAGTTGTGGTATTCAGAACCACAAGATATGCGGACGGTTTCCTAATATATACAATCAGGAAAGCACTTATGTAGAAAGGAATCAAACACAGCAGGAACACTGCCACTAGAATTCCAAGTGTTTTTGCTGCTTTCCTTTCTGACGCCATTGAAAAATTTTTAAGTTTCGTACCCTTTGAATGCTGTTGTCTGGCGCAGTTTATCTTGTTAGCGTGTCTTCTTGCAATGGCAAACACTTTCAGGTACATAATTATGATTGTCATGCAGGGCACAATAAATACTATTATAAAGTCAAAAATAGTCCATATTTTGTTAATTGTAATAATACACTcagcacatttaacattttctgtCATATCAGAAATATTTCCATTGGAATAAAGAAGCACTACATTGTAGATAAATGTACACAACCAAAGAATGGACAGTATCCTCAAAGTCAGATTCGCTGTCATTTTAGTGCAGTAAAGAAAAGGGTTGCTTAGAGCAAAATATCGGTCCACAGCGATGAAGGCTACATTGTAAATTGACACGCAAGTCAGGTGAAAGGACGCTACGTTGCAAATGGTGCAATAAATTGCACCAAAGCACCAGTTTGGATTCAGCAAGAGAGCAAAGTGGAAAGGCATCACAGCTACGCCAACAAGAAAGTCCGCCACagcaagagagaggaggaggaagttgGTTGGTGTGTGGAGCTGCTTGAAGTGGCAGATGGAGACTATGACAAGTAGATttccacacactgtcactgaaaTCACTGCTGCTACAGTCATGTACAACGGCACATCAGCTGGTGTTGGTGATGCTCCTGAACAGGACAGAGTTGAAGAATTGACACACTCCACTTgattatttgtgaaattcatGAATGAAGAAACTGCCTATTTTCAAAGGTTAATCAAATGTCTTGCTGGTATATTTCATCACATTACGGCATGAATTATTGTATCTTTGCTGGAAAATCCTCAAGCAGTACAATGTAGCCAGCTAGTCACAAAGTGTCCGTctaatttgtttttgcagattgtagtcacatttatacactggcttgtttttttttctgttggatgCTAATGAAAACCCACAAGATTTAATTAATCCATTGTACAGATGTTTGTGTGAGGAGAGTGCGAAGTTGAGTGAGAGTGATGCAATCAAATGATAGAATCCAAGCAGATATCAAGAGAGGAACGATGTTTTCTATgtacacctgctgatttcagtgtaaatatttaGTTAACAATTAATACAAATTTCTTtagataccccccccccccttttttacgCTTGTAATTGAAACTTACAAGCAACAGtgagctttttattttcttgatttggctctgtgctcaataataattaacaatttaattattattatttcaaatataaatacgTGTTACTATAGGCCAGaattggtgggggggaggggagatatAATCTATACTGAGGGATTTACACATTTTAAGGgggtcattctacaggaatagatatttgcatttgcaGTATGTCTTGAAATGcttatcatttttcaaaaagtcgATAAATGACAATTGCCGtataaagacaaaaatcatttttattaagatagctggtttttgttgaaaatcacaTCGATAGCGGAGACTTGAATGGCTGGCTGTATCGTCAGCACTCTcttttttatgcaattaagcAGATTGTATAGTTATCGTGTCTAAGGTTGCATGTATTGGAAAAGCTACTTGAAAACagttaaaactttaaaaaaaacttgcgaTGCAATAGCTTAtcattcatgaaaaaattgtatcAATAAATGTACGGACAATTTccaatagttttattttattttatttctttttgtgcaATTTCGTTTACGTGGCATGATAAAACACTGGCGGCCAGCCGAAGGCATTTAAATGCCGGAAAATCCCTGGAGAGGTATGACGTTGTACGCCCACAGTCCTCTGCCAAACTTTGTCTTGGAGTAGGCCTCTAACATGAGCGGGACTTGGCAGTAGCTGCTGCAGATGTAGAGTGAGCTGAACCACGTTGAGCTCCCTAAGCTGACTAGTGCATCATCAACGCGAGGGAGGGGGTACGAGCCCTTGCAAGTGACTGCTTTCACGATTCTCCTGTGAGatttataaaatggaaaaaagttgcAGTTTCACTGATCGATCAAATGTCCTGTAGTCACAGAAGTTAAGAAATGACGTCAAGCTTAAAATGTGTATGTAAGGTCTTGAAGAGTTCTTCATTTGTTGTTGCTTACTGTAGAGCCATATTTATACAGTTGTGTTACTGTTTTTTGTGGTTGCTATAGGTCCCCATATCTATTGTACAGAGAATTGTTTGAGGAGTGATGTAATTCCATAATGATATTCCAAGGGAGTCTgaagagaggaaggggctttCTATGAACAGTACACTTTCTGATTCCAGAGGTTTTGTGTATCTTTTTCAATAAACACGCATTAATCATTGGAGCAGCCAGAAGGTGAGGCTATGTCCATGCAGCAAGAAAATTAGCTgagcacatttaacattaaacactgaactaacttaaaaagtcaaacatgttGATGAATAGAGTTGTAATGGACGTACCAGAGAAGGGCGCAGAGACAGAAGTAGCGGTGCAAAAGTTAGGGGTTTATTGTTCCCATCACAGGTTGACCACAAAAAAATGTCTCAAACCAACAAGGGAAAAAaccaacatgtaaaaaaaaacaagaaaaaaaaaacaaaagaagtatgaaatgctcaaataacaaaA
Coding sequences within it:
- the LOC118230517 gene encoding trace amine-associated receptor 13c-like, with product MNLTGVHQGESCVHSLNSSCLSEPSTQTDVLVYVSVIAAIFLAVCGNLLVIISICHFKQLHTPTNFLILSLAVADCLVGLIILPFEFNIFFLHRCFGAMYCNIGYIASFHLTCVSIYNVAFIAMDRYFAISNPFLYCTKMNVNITLKTMSTLWLCSFIYNVLLLHFSEGLTDLKENITCMNCFVSVNSIWTIVDFAVVFFLPCMTIVILYIKIFNVAKKHTNKIRCVRKHYSNRTKNNDLSAASERKAGRTVGILVSVFLLCVVPYYTCAFLDEYMRTPSAYTALLCMSILLYVNSSLNPIIYALFYPWFQKSIKIIVTLRICHSESSLMNVLARET
- the LOC118230518 gene encoding trace amine-associated receptor 13c-like produces the protein MNFTNNQVECVNSSTLSCSGASPTPADVPLYMTVAAVISVTVCGNLLVIVSICHFKQLHTPTNFLLLSLAVADFLVGVAVMPFHFALLLNPNWCFGAIYCTICNVASFHLTCVSIYNVAFIAVDRYFALSNPFLYCTKMTANLTLRILSILWLCTFIYNVVLLYSNGNISDMTENVKCAECIITINKIWTIFDFIIVFIVPCMTIIIMYLKVFAIARRHANKINCARQQHSKGTKLKNFSMASERKAAKTLGILVAVFLLCLIPFYISAFLIVYIRKPSAYLVVLNTTTLIYLNSTINPIIYALFYPWFQKSIKLILTLRICTSQSSLMNVLVKET